In Streptomyces nojiriensis, one genomic interval encodes:
- a CDS encoding NADH-quinone oxidoreductase subunit NuoF family protein, protein MSGETRPSLGCVGAPRLLAGLDQAARLDRVAHLTTHGQMPRYRPEELVDLAENIDLRGRGGAGFPFAKKLRSVMRSARAGDGQTAVVVNGSEGEPSCLKDTALLLHTPHLVLDGALLAAAALNSEDVVVGVTRRDVEQSLREAVAERGPAGRRVRIELLPERFVTGESTAHVNGLNGGPTLPSGQKVRTSDRGLNGVPTLFSNTETFAQMAVAARLGALDFRATGLPSEPGTIMLTVAGNTVVETPSGAALSYILELCGTDPGQGVLVGGYHGKWLTPANARAAEISRESLDRLGARLGAGAVLPLPMDTCPAGEVARVTRWLAKESAGQCGPCVRGLPAIADVLDDAIRGGGKPALEMLELRMKAVLKRGACSHPDGTSNFVASALRTFPDEFRDHALGSGCGRRVLGALPLLEDDESPERLLVDWTLCRGHGLCVDVLPDVVRLDLDGFPAEASMAVPRAQRQKALRAVRRCPALALRIQD, encoded by the coding sequence GTGAGCGGTGAGACGCGCCCCAGCCTCGGCTGCGTGGGCGCTCCCCGGCTGCTGGCCGGGCTCGACCAGGCCGCGCGGCTCGACCGCGTGGCCCATCTGACGACACACGGCCAAATGCCCCGCTACCGGCCGGAGGAACTCGTCGACCTCGCCGAGAACATCGACCTCCGCGGGCGCGGCGGCGCGGGCTTCCCGTTCGCCAAGAAACTGCGCTCCGTGATGCGGTCGGCCCGCGCCGGGGACGGACAGACCGCCGTCGTCGTCAACGGCAGTGAGGGCGAGCCGAGTTGCCTCAAGGACACCGCGCTGCTGCTGCACACCCCCCATCTGGTGCTCGACGGAGCCCTGCTGGCCGCCGCCGCGCTGAACTCCGAGGACGTCGTGGTGGGCGTCACCCGGAGGGACGTGGAGCAGTCACTGCGGGAGGCCGTCGCGGAACGCGGCCCGGCCGGACGCCGGGTGCGGATCGAGCTGCTCCCCGAGCGCTTCGTGACCGGCGAGAGCACGGCGCACGTGAACGGCCTGAACGGCGGGCCGACGCTGCCCTCCGGCCAGAAGGTGCGCACCAGTGACCGGGGCCTGAACGGCGTGCCCACCTTGTTCTCCAACACCGAGACCTTCGCCCAGATGGCCGTCGCCGCCCGGCTCGGCGCGCTGGACTTCCGTGCGACCGGCCTGCCCAGCGAGCCGGGCACCATCATGCTGACGGTCGCGGGCAACACGGTCGTCGAGACGCCGAGCGGAGCCGCGCTCTCCTACATCCTGGAACTGTGCGGCACCGATCCGGGCCAGGGCGTCCTGGTCGGCGGGTATCACGGCAAATGGCTCACTCCGGCAAACGCGCGTGCGGCCGAGATATCACGCGAGTCCCTCGACCGGCTCGGCGCACGGCTGGGGGCGGGGGCGGTGCTGCCGCTGCCCATGGACACCTGCCCGGCCGGCGAAGTGGCACGCGTGACCCGTTGGTTGGCCAAGGAGTCGGCCGGCCAGTGCGGCCCCTGCGTACGCGGGCTGCCCGCCATCGCCGATGTACTGGACGACGCCATCCGGGGCGGGGGCAAACCCGCCCTGGAGATGCTGGAGCTCCGGATGAAGGCGGTGCTGAAACGCGGCGCGTGCAGCCATCCGGACGGCACCTCGAACTTCGTCGCCTCGGCGCTCAGGACCTTCCCGGACGAGTTCCGCGACCACGCGCTCGGCAGCGGCTGCGGCAGACGGGTGCTGGGCGCCCTTCCGCTGCTCGAGGACGACGAGAGTCCGGAGCGGCTCTTGGTCGACTGGACCCTCTGCAGGGGCCACGGGCTGTGCGTGGACGTCCTGCCCGATGTGGTCCGCCTGGACCTGGACGGCTTCCCCGCGGAGGCGTCCATGGCCGTACCCCGCGCGCAGCGGCAGAAGGCGCTGCGCGCGGTACGGCGCTGCCCGGCCCTCGCGCTGCGCATCCAGGACTGA
- a CDS encoding alpha/beta hydrolase, with product MRLKRFAPLLAAAGLIATTVPLLSATQASAAPAADHLRQKPAWHRCSPEQPASYECATLKVPLDYRRPGGPTIDLAISRVKSENPAKRHGAMLLNPGGPGGSGLDLPLLVGEAMPKDVRDSYDLIGFDPRGVGASSPITCGLTDTEQNFNRAYRPETFGTDVTWARTVADKCREKAGSVLPYITTRNTARDMDTIRAVLGERKLSYLGYSYGTYLGAVYSQMFPDRTDRFVLDSGVDPQRIWRGMIQVWATEAEPAFARWTQWAAQRSAEYKLGDTPQAVSETFWGLVARADKEPFEFEGMKVDGDMIRSARAVFFYPAQATPMVAALKAAAEGKPLPAGTTATELRRLLAGGTAAEPASDNATAVFWAVACGDTGSWPRYTEQYERDAARDKARYPLYGDFASNIMPCAFWDRPVEAATPMHKKANVLTVQNEWDSQTPLVSGQGLHKALKGSRMVLAAGGEGHGVYLFDPTSCANAPVSAYLATGKLPAQDVTCQNPPAAAERREVAAPPAKRLPLPSAPGRF from the coding sequence GTGCGCCTGAAACGCTTCGCACCGCTGCTCGCCGCCGCCGGACTCATCGCGACCACCGTGCCCCTGCTGTCCGCGACCCAGGCCTCCGCGGCCCCGGCCGCGGACCACCTTCGGCAGAAACCCGCCTGGCACCGTTGCAGCCCCGAGCAGCCGGCCTCGTACGAGTGCGCGACGCTCAAGGTCCCGCTCGACTACCGGCGTCCCGGGGGGCCCACGATCGATCTCGCCATATCCCGGGTCAAGAGCGAGAACCCGGCCAAGCGGCACGGCGCCATGCTGCTGAACCCCGGCGGCCCGGGCGGGTCCGGCCTCGACCTGCCGCTGCTGGTGGGCGAGGCGATGCCGAAGGACGTACGGGACAGCTACGACCTCATCGGCTTCGACCCGCGCGGGGTGGGCGCCAGCAGCCCGATCACCTGCGGACTGACCGACACCGAGCAGAACTTCAACCGCGCCTACCGTCCGGAGACCTTCGGCACCGACGTGACCTGGGCGCGCACCGTCGCCGACAAGTGCCGCGAGAAGGCCGGTTCGGTGCTTCCGTACATCACCACCCGCAACACGGCCCGGGACATGGACACGATCCGTGCGGTGCTCGGCGAGCGCAAGCTCTCCTACCTGGGCTACTCGTACGGGACCTACCTCGGCGCGGTCTACTCGCAGATGTTCCCCGACCGCACGGACCGCTTCGTGCTCGACAGCGGCGTGGACCCGCAGCGGATCTGGCGCGGCATGATCCAGGTCTGGGCCACCGAGGCCGAGCCCGCCTTCGCACGGTGGACGCAGTGGGCGGCGCAGCGGTCGGCCGAGTACAAGCTGGGCGACACCCCGCAGGCCGTGTCCGAGACGTTCTGGGGACTGGTGGCGCGCGCCGACAAGGAGCCGTTCGAGTTCGAGGGCATGAAGGTCGACGGGGACATGATCCGCTCCGCGCGTGCGGTGTTCTTCTACCCGGCACAGGCCACCCCGATGGTCGCGGCCCTGAAGGCCGCGGCCGAGGGCAAGCCGCTGCCCGCGGGCACGACCGCGACGGAGCTCAGGCGACTGCTGGCCGGCGGCACGGCGGCCGAGCCCGCCTCGGACAACGCCACCGCCGTGTTCTGGGCCGTGGCGTGCGGGGACACCGGCAGCTGGCCCCGCTACACCGAGCAGTACGAGCGGGACGCGGCGAGGGACAAGGCCAGGTACCCGCTGTACGGGGACTTCGCGTCCAACATCATGCCGTGCGCCTTCTGGGACCGGCCGGTCGAGGCGGCCACGCCGATGCACAAGAAGGCGAACGTGCTGACGGTGCAGAACGAGTGGGACTCCCAGACCCCGCTGGTGAGCGGCCAGGGCCTGCACAAGGCCCTCAAGGGCTCGCGGATGGTGCTGGCGGCGGGCGGTGAGGGCCACGGCGTGTACCTCTTCGACCCGACCTCCTGCGCCAACGCCCCGGTGAGCGCGTACCTGGCCACGGGCAAGCTGCCCGCGCAGGACGTGACCTGCCAGAACCCGCCGGCGGCGGCAGAGCGCCGCGAGGTGGCGGCGCCGCCCGCGAAGCGGCTGCCGCTCCCGTCGGCCCCCGGCCGGTTCTG
- a CDS encoding SCO0930 family lipoprotein, with protein MKIKRREIFAGSAVAVLMMTTAACGSSDNYGGKAPAVQPVGDSKQVGAGSGYGDPYGSGAGGGSGAVPAGAAGKTGSAGQLKVSEIAGLGPGVTDSEGFTLYRFDKDTPKPPKSNCEGDCAAAWPAVSADDASVSAGIDAALLGSVDRADGTKQLTLAGWPVYRYSKDAKAGDSFGEGVGGTWHVLGPGGKPAGASKGSGAEKEEKKEEKPAAEAKGGELTAVQNAQLGTLVEDAEGKTLYRFDKDSAWPMKIGCVDACTDTWKPAKPVDKNKVNGIAPELIGKVKRPDGSEQLTIDCWPVYTFTGDKEPGDTTGHNNKGLWFAITDKGKKAKVVG; from the coding sequence GTGAAGATTAAGCGTCGTGAGATATTCGCCGGATCAGCGGTCGCAGTACTGATGATGACGACAGCCGCATGCGGAAGCTCCGACAATTACGGGGGAAAGGCACCTGCAGTCCAGCCGGTGGGCGACAGCAAACAGGTCGGAGCCGGCTCCGGTTACGGAGACCCTTACGGAAGCGGCGCCGGCGGCGGTTCGGGAGCCGTCCCGGCGGGTGCCGCGGGCAAGACCGGCTCGGCCGGACAGCTGAAGGTGAGCGAGATCGCGGGCCTGGGCCCCGGCGTCACCGACAGCGAGGGCTTCACTCTCTACCGGTTCGACAAGGACACGCCGAAGCCGCCCAAGTCCAACTGCGAGGGGGACTGCGCCGCGGCCTGGCCCGCGGTCTCCGCGGACGACGCCTCGGTCAGCGCGGGAATCGACGCGGCGCTCCTCGGCTCCGTCGACCGGGCCGACGGCACCAAGCAGCTCACGCTCGCCGGGTGGCCGGTGTACCGCTACTCCAAGGACGCCAAGGCGGGCGACTCGTTCGGCGAGGGCGTCGGCGGCACCTGGCACGTACTGGGCCCGGGCGGGAAGCCGGCCGGGGCGAGCAAGGGCTCCGGGGCGGAGAAGGAAGAGAAGAAGGAAGAGAAGCCCGCCGCCGAGGCGAAGGGCGGCGAACTCACCGCCGTGCAGAACGCCCAGCTCGGCACCCTCGTCGAGGACGCGGAGGGCAAGACGCTCTACCGGTTCGACAAGGACAGCGCCTGGCCGATGAAGATCGGTTGCGTGGACGCCTGCACGGACACCTGGAAGCCGGCCAAGCCGGTCGACAAGAACAAGGTAAACGGAATCGCCCCCGAATTGATTGGAAAGGTGAAGCGGCCCGACGGCAGCGAGCAATTGACGATCGACTGCTGGCCGGTTTACACCTTCACCGGTGACAAGGAACCCGGGGACACCACCGGGCACAACAACAAGGGCCTCTGGTTCGCCATCACCGACAAGGGCAAGAAAGCGAAGGTCGTCGGCTAG
- a CDS encoding PucR family transcriptional regulator, with translation MRNEVRNEGRRQGLREVRNEGLREARHGSRHESRHEGVREMDRARHDLFRTLTDDRDASEMSLSELAEAAGWPLPLAVRAIVPATPGETQQLAAVLDHCLVGMFAGRPCLLVPSPDPDNRASLENLLRGRFAAVGHAVPLRDTASSLRWALRLAALTPARPGLEVRPVFVDDHLSTLLLLQDEPLAHALAARWLRPLADLTPRQSERLEVTLLAWLEGGGAPEAAKALSVHPQTVRYRMRQLEKLFGTGLRDPRTRFELEMALRSRRLMAQVRRQHSRVGRRAARVIQADFTPLVVGRMARVNGL, from the coding sequence GTGCGCAACGAAGTACGCAACGAGGGCCGCCGCCAGGGCCTGCGCGAGGTCCGCAACGAAGGCCTGCGCGAGGCCCGGCACGGGAGCCGGCACGAGTCCCGGCACGAAGGCGTCCGTGAGATGGACCGGGCGCGGCACGACCTGTTCAGGACCCTCACCGATGACAGGGACGCATCCGAGATGTCCCTCAGCGAGCTCGCGGAGGCGGCCGGCTGGCCCCTCCCGCTCGCCGTACGGGCGATCGTGCCCGCCACCCCCGGCGAGACCCAGCAACTCGCCGCCGTACTGGACCACTGCCTCGTCGGCATGTTCGCGGGCCGTCCGTGCCTGCTCGTCCCCAGCCCCGACCCGGACAACCGCGCCTCGCTGGAGAACCTGCTGCGCGGCCGGTTCGCGGCCGTGGGCCACGCCGTTCCGCTCCGTGACACGGCCTCCTCGCTGCGCTGGGCGCTGCGCCTGGCCGCGCTGACACCCGCCCGCCCCGGGCTGGAGGTCCGGCCCGTCTTCGTCGACGACCACCTCTCGACCCTGTTGCTCCTTCAGGACGAGCCCCTGGCCCACGCGCTGGCCGCCCGGTGGCTGCGTCCGCTGGCCGACCTGACCCCCCGCCAGAGTGAGCGGCTGGAGGTGACGCTGCTCGCTTGGCTGGAGGGCGGCGGGGCCCCCGAGGCCGCCAAGGCTCTGAGTGTGCACCCGCAGACCGTGCGGTACCGCATGCGTCAGCTGGAGAAGCTCTTCGGGACCGGCCTGCGGGACCCCCGTACCCGCTTCGAACTCGAGATGGCCCTGCGCAGCCGCCGGCTGATGGCGCAGGTCCGGCGTCAGCACTCCCGGGTCGGCCGCAGGGCCGCCCGCGTGATCCAGGCCGACTTCACCCCCTTGGTCGTCGGACGGATGGCCCGCGTCAACGGTCTCTGA